The following coding sequences are from one Methanosarcina sp. WWM596 window:
- a CDS encoding metallophosphoesterase, translating into MKLIALSDTHLKTGEIPPQLKSVLEDCDLIVHAGDFSTLEAYQAFNASGKLKAVYGNDDTFELRKLLPERLKFEIEGIKIGVIHEGGLSVMDTTAQGYLAKEMGVDVLIFGHLHRPLIENKDVMLVCPGSPTKPRMSNPGVVELIIEKGSIKGRILTLEGDSCEYIKFRDALKKQKQEENRR; encoded by the coding sequence ATGAAGCTGATAGCACTTTCTGATACCCACCTTAAGACAGGAGAAATCCCTCCACAACTTAAAAGCGTTCTCGAAGACTGTGACCTGATTGTCCATGCAGGAGATTTCAGTACCTTAGAAGCTTATCAGGCTTTCAATGCCAGCGGCAAGCTGAAAGCCGTTTATGGAAATGATGACACCTTCGAACTCAGGAAACTTCTTCCCGAAAGGCTGAAATTTGAAATTGAAGGAATAAAAATCGGAGTGATACATGAAGGAGGGCTTTCAGTAATGGACACAACTGCCCAGGGTTACCTCGCAAAAGAAATGGGGGTAGATGTCCTGATTTTCGGGCACCTTCACCGCCCTTTGATTGAAAATAAAGATGTTATGCTTGTCTGTCCGGGTTCTCCGACAAAACCCAGGATGTCAAATCCAGGTGTTGTGGAACTGATAATTGAAAAAGGAAGTATTAAAGGCAGGATACTTACCCTTGAAGGAGATAGCTGTGAATATATCAAATTCAGGGATGCCCTGAAAAAACAAAAACAGGAAGAGAATCGGAGATAA